A region of Deinococcus cellulosilyticus NBRC 106333 = KACC 11606 DNA encodes the following proteins:
- a CDS encoding C39 family peptidase codes for MQRFLLLLLLFLLPVASAKSAATQPSTKAVHLARGLTWSKQTYNNCGPQALSSLLSYYGVYINQTKISQTLKACPRCYMRADVIDPYVKPFGLRAQRFQNGAAGHIKVLVKAGYPVLVLQYLNKPGEVPHFRIVTGFDDGQKVFYINDPYYAPNATISYKTFETLWGDLYSREFIVVYPEPHRSKLGKLLGVKL; via the coding sequence ATGCAACGGTTTCTTCTTCTCTTGCTGCTGTTTCTGTTGCCAGTTGCTTCAGCGAAAAGTGCAGCCACCCAGCCTTCCACCAAAGCGGTTCATCTCGCAAGAGGACTGACCTGGAGCAAACAGACCTACAACAATTGTGGCCCTCAGGCCCTGTCGTCGCTGCTGTCCTATTACGGGGTGTACATCAACCAGACGAAGATCTCCCAGACCCTCAAGGCCTGCCCCCGGTGTTACATGCGGGCCGATGTGATCGATCCCTATGTGAAACCTTTCGGTCTGCGGGCGCAACGTTTCCAGAATGGGGCTGCAGGGCACATCAAAGTGCTGGTCAAGGCTGGATATCCGGTTCTGGTCCTGCAGTACCTGAACAAACCCGGGGAGGTGCCTCACTTCAGGATTGTGACGGGATTTGATGATGGCCAGAAGGTCTTTTACATCAATGATCCGTACTATGCGCCCAATGCCACCATCAGCTACAAGACTTTTGAGACCCTGTGGGGAGACCTGTACTCACGCGAATTCATTGTGGTGTACCCGGAGCCGCACAGAAGCAAACTTGGCAAGTTGCTGGGTGTGAAGCTGTGA
- the murJ gene encoding murein biosynthesis integral membrane protein MurJ: MVRVTAVKPSAMKNTVILMLGTLFSRVLGLFRQMVINLFPVHVQDAFNVASKVPNLFRELLAEGALVNSFIPVYQGLAEPEQKKLANSFFGALIAINMLLVGLGILFARPIVDFLVADSRNIDVDLAVQITQLVMPFLMMMSFSAASMGILSARENFKAYSYAQVAFNVASIIVLLLAPRTAFWLGLGWTLGGFVQFLVQSWPLFRMGLFPVPRLGWDPNLKTVLSRMAPFLISTSARQFLNFIVTRFITAFSGGTISGYQNAEVIFQLALGLFAVSPATALYPRLARHWNDADREGFKALTIQGLRAVVFFAAPVSALLVALAPFAVSIFNLSLPDTPAEIQKYQAGSLILATWALAIVPWGMIQFMARTFFVRGRTLDSLLITSGGAFLEVGLYAVLTRPDALGLQGFGISSFISGLLVLSVQLFLYRRQLGFPMRELLIFLVRVIPAAVLAGLAAWLVGRGMGQWLEHSGGLLQGLAGLVVAGGVGGVIYVVLTFLLKVRELSSLLKRIRR; this comes from the coding sequence ATGGTCCGCGTGACTGCCGTGAAGCCTTCTGCAATGAAGAACACCGTGATTTTGATGCTGGGGACCCTGTTCAGCCGGGTGCTGGGCCTGTTCCGCCAGATGGTGATCAACCTTTTTCCTGTGCATGTTCAGGATGCATTCAACGTGGCCTCCAAGGTGCCCAACCTGTTCCGTGAACTTCTGGCCGAGGGGGCACTGGTCAATTCTTTCATTCCGGTGTACCAGGGGCTTGCGGAGCCTGAGCAGAAGAAACTGGCGAATTCTTTTTTTGGTGCTCTGATTGCGATCAACATGCTGCTGGTGGGTCTGGGCATTCTGTTTGCCCGTCCAATTGTGGATTTTCTGGTGGCAGACTCAAGGAACATTGATGTGGATCTGGCGGTGCAGATCACCCAGCTGGTGATGCCCTTCCTGATGATGATGTCTTTTTCGGCAGCCAGCATGGGAATTTTGAGCGCCAGAGAGAATTTCAAGGCTTACAGTTATGCGCAGGTGGCTTTCAATGTGGCCTCCATCATTGTGCTGCTGCTTGCACCCAGAACGGCATTCTGGCTGGGTCTGGGCTGGACGCTGGGGGGCTTTGTGCAGTTTCTGGTGCAATCCTGGCCCCTTTTCAGAATGGGGCTGTTTCCTGTGCCCAGACTGGGCTGGGACCCGAACCTGAAAACCGTGCTGTCTCGCATGGCCCCTTTTTTGATTTCCACCAGTGCAAGGCAGTTTCTGAATTTCATTGTCACCCGTTTCATCACGGCGTTTTCCGGGGGGACCATTTCGGGGTACCAGAATGCCGAGGTGATTTTTCAGCTGGCATTGGGTCTGTTTGCGGTTTCGCCTGCGACAGCGCTGTATCCCCGTCTGGCCCGGCACTGGAATGATGCAGACCGTGAAGGCTTCAAAGCCCTGACCATTCAGGGCCTGAGGGCAGTGGTTTTCTTTGCAGCTCCGGTCAGTGCCCTGCTGGTGGCCCTTGCCCCTTTTGCGGTGAGCATTTTCAACCTCAGTCTGCCGGACACCCCTGCTGAAATCCAGAAGTACCAGGCTGGAAGCCTGATTCTGGCGACCTGGGCGCTTGCGATTGTGCCCTGGGGGATGATCCAGTTCATGGCCCGCACCTTCTTTGTGAGGGGGCGCACCCTGGATTCCCTGCTGATCACTTCTGGAGGGGCTTTTCTGGAGGTGGGGTTGTATGCGGTCCTGACCAGACCCGATGCACTCGGGCTGCAGGGCTTTGGGATCAGCAGTTTCATTTCAGGGCTGCTGGTGCTGTCGGTGCAGCTTTTCCTTTACCGTCGTCAGCTGGGTTTTCCCATGCGTGAACTGCTGATTTTCCTGGTGCGTGTGATCCCTGCTGCTGTGCTGGCCGGTCTTGCGGCATGGCTGGTGGGTCGAGGCATGGGCCAGTGGTTGGAGCACTCGGGTGGGCTTCTGCAGGGTCTGGCTGGCCTGGTGGTCGCAGGGGGTGTCGGAGGGGTGATCTATGTGGTCCTGACTTTCCTGCTGAAGGTTCGGGAACTGTCCTCTCTGCTGAAACGCATTCGCCGTTAA
- a CDS encoding response regulator transcription factor — protein sequence MIKILIVEDEASLRQTLKTYLERQGYQIITASRGDEALEKYAKSDLVILDLMLPDMEGYQVVEAVRRTHPNHPILMCSARTNLDARLEGFEVGADDFLTKPFELKELLARVKSLLRRAGKSEILQHGKLSINLVTREVLLEEKPLKLTKTEFDLLVTLAREPGKVFTRESLMHLVWEKNLEPSSRSVDVRIADLRKKLRSYPVIDTVWGSGYRMKKTLS from the coding sequence ATGATTAAAATCCTCATCGTTGAAGATGAAGCATCGCTGAGACAGACCCTGAAGACCTACCTGGAACGCCAGGGGTACCAGATCATCACGGCCAGTCGCGGAGATGAAGCCCTGGAGAAGTACGCCAAGAGCGACCTGGTCATTCTGGACCTGATGCTGCCCGACATGGAAGGCTATCAGGTGGTGGAAGCCGTCCGCAGAACCCACCCCAACCACCCGATCCTGATGTGCAGTGCCCGCACCAACCTTGACGCCCGCCTCGAAGGCTTTGAAGTGGGGGCAGATGACTTCCTCACCAAACCTTTCGAACTGAAAGAACTGCTGGCCCGTGTCAAGTCCCTGCTGCGCCGTGCAGGCAAGAGCGAAATCCTGCAACACGGGAAACTCAGCATCAATCTGGTCACCCGCGAAGTGCTGCTGGAAGAAAAACCCCTCAAGCTCACCAAAACCGAGTTTGACCTGCTCGTCACCCTGGCCCGTGAACCCGGCAAGGTCTTCACCCGTGAATCCCTGATGCACCTCGTGTGGGAGAAGAACCTGGAGCCCTCCTCCAGAAGTGTCGATGTGCGCATTGCCGACCTGCGCAAGAAACTGCGCTCCTACCCGGTGATCGATACCGTGTGGGGCAGCGGTTACCGCATGAAGAAAACGCTGTCCTGA
- a CDS encoding redoxin domain-containing protein, whose amino-acid sequence MAHPLIGQPAPDFTLKASTSDMITLSSFKGQKNVVLVFYPLDFSPVCSMQLPEYSGRRDDFAQFDTVVFGINRDSVYTHKAWAAEFGIELPLLADIKCDVAKAYGVYIEEKGHSGRAVFLIDKKGIVRDAHIENATSEFTLHADDLLKKIEQLAAMV is encoded by the coding sequence ATGGCTCACCCTTTGATCGGGCAACCCGCCCCGGATTTCACACTTAAAGCCTCCACCAGCGACATGATCACCCTTTCGAGTTTCAAAGGACAGAAAAATGTGGTGCTGGTGTTTTACCCTCTGGATTTCAGCCCGGTGTGCAGCATGCAGCTTCCTGAATACTCCGGTCGCCGGGACGATTTTGCTCAATTCGACACGGTGGTTTTTGGCATCAACCGGGACAGCGTGTACACCCACAAAGCCTGGGCCGCCGAGTTTGGCATCGAACTTCCCCTGCTCGCAGACATCAAATGCGATGTGGCAAAAGCTTATGGAGTCTACATCGAAGAAAAAGGGCATTCTGGTCGTGCTGTTTTCCTCATCGACAAAAAAGGCATTGTGCGAGACGCCCACATCGAGAATGCCACCAGTGAATTCACCCTTCACGCCGATGACCTCCTGAAGAAGATCGAACAGCTTGCTGCGATGGTTTAG
- a CDS encoding response regulator receiver protein, translating to MSKTDYNTLMNEVIETTRRTRKLARLVGNEAAYKQAEEFEQSAGNAYRNRNAEHLEANLIALKELEQALKASSIQN from the coding sequence GTGAGCAAGACCGACTACAACACCCTGATGAACGAGGTGATCGAAACCACCCGTCGCACCCGCAAACTCGCCCGTCTGGTGGGCAACGAGGCGGCGTACAAACAGGCCGAGGAATTCGAGCAGAGTGCCGGAAACGCCTACCGCAACCGCAATGCTGAGCATCTGGAAGCCAACCTGATCGCCCTGAAGGAACTGGAGCAGGCACTGAAAGCCAGTTCCATCCAGAACTGA
- a CDS encoding HAD family hydrolase — protein sequence MFKAVLFDLDQTLLDRKRTFRHFIEDQYQRQTVLQQIPYDLFVKDFTVLDDNGYGAKDRAYHAMLKKYGLDTGLTDMLYQDFRGNYALCAQPYPDTHEVLQAIRDAGLKIGIVTNGVTETQKTKLDVTGIGPFADTVLVSEEEGIKKPNPEIFHRALKRIGHSAAETVFVGDHPENDVRAAQGVGMKAILKLDGDEVDTSFANHVVSDLRSLLPLIL from the coding sequence ATGTTCAAGGCTGTGCTTTTTGATCTCGACCAGACGCTGCTGGACCGCAAACGCACCTTCCGGCATTTCATTGAGGACCAGTACCAGCGTCAGACGGTGCTGCAACAGATTCCCTACGACCTCTTCGTGAAAGATTTTACCGTTCTGGATGACAATGGATATGGAGCCAAGGACCGCGCCTACCACGCCATGCTGAAAAAGTACGGTCTGGACACGGGCCTCACCGACATGCTGTATCAGGATTTCAGAGGCAATTATGCCCTGTGTGCCCAGCCTTATCCTGACACCCATGAAGTCTTGCAGGCCATTCGGGATGCAGGGCTGAAGATTGGCATTGTGACCAACGGGGTCACTGAAACCCAGAAAACCAAACTGGACGTGACCGGAATTGGTCCGTTTGCAGATACGGTGCTGGTGTCCGAAGAAGAAGGCATCAAGAAGCCCAATCCTGAGATTTTCCACCGTGCCCTCAAGCGCATCGGGCACAGTGCTGCAGAAACCGTGTTCGTGGGAGACCACCCCGAGAACGACGTGCGTGCCGCCCAGGGGGTGGGCATGAAAGCCATCCTGAAACTCGATGGCGATGAGGTGGACACCTCCTTTGCCAACCATGTGGTCTCTGACCTGCGAAGCCTGCTGCCTTTAATCCTCTAA
- a CDS encoding MerR family transcriptional regulator — MQDQLTISRFAFLTGLPPKTLRYYDEIGLFKPERVDDLNGYRYYSASQIGPAGRIRMWREIGLPLEAIRELLVRPEGAQEVLRQHEHRLREEIESRERSLRRLQQILEEDTMQYRIEHLPTLQTLTIRTHLKVPEFEVIPEAFRELVAYTEQQGYQSAYPNFFACYNECEEGKNLVEMSVPLQGEVQGSGRMEVRTFEGRPAFVGRYVGPYETLGEAYPKVAAEATRRGLKLTGSTAEFYVKSVPDTPNPAEYETDVAFFLED, encoded by the coding sequence ATGCAAGACCAGTTGACCATTTCCAGATTCGCTTTTCTGACCGGACTGCCTCCCAAAACCCTCAGGTATTACGACGAGATTGGGCTCTTCAAGCCTGAGCGGGTGGATGACCTGAACGGATACCGTTACTACAGCGCTTCCCAGATTGGACCTGCGGGGCGCATCAGGATGTGGCGTGAAATTGGACTTCCACTGGAGGCCATCCGGGAGTTGCTGGTCCGTCCAGAAGGTGCCCAGGAAGTCCTCAGGCAGCACGAACATCGCCTGCGGGAGGAAATCGAGTCCAGAGAACGGTCCCTGCGCCGCTTGCAGCAGATCCTTGAGGAGGACACCATGCAGTACCGCATCGAACACCTGCCCACCCTGCAGACCCTGACCATCCGCACCCATTTGAAGGTGCCCGAGTTCGAGGTGATTCCTGAAGCCTTTCGGGAACTGGTGGCCTACACCGAACAGCAGGGATACCAGAGCGCCTACCCGAACTTCTTCGCCTGTTACAACGAGTGCGAAGAGGGCAAGAACCTGGTGGAGATGTCTGTTCCTCTGCAGGGAGAGGTTCAGGGTTCTGGACGCATGGAGGTGCGCACCTTTGAAGGCCGTCCTGCTTTTGTGGGGCGGTATGTGGGACCTTATGAAACCCTGGGAGAGGCTTACCCGAAGGTGGCTGCGGAGGCCACACGCAGAGGCCTGAAGCTCACCGGAAGCACCGCCGAGTTCTATGTCAAAAGTGTCCCGGACACCCCGAACCCTGCTGAATACGAAACAGACGTTGCTTTTTTCTTAGAGGATTAA
- a CDS encoding trimeric intracellular cation channel family protein, translating into MTLDQSLYVLNLLGIFVFSLTGAFIAIRRKLDLYGVIVLGCVTAVGGGSIRDALTGTAPPIYLRDETFLWVAILGAIIAFVFPRLERFERTLSAFDTAGLALFAVSGALGGIQMDFGVLGVIFVGTLSGVGGGIIRDVLVGAVPSVLYRNNEIYATAAAAGALTVYLLHDRVDVITGQLLGIFVVVALRWLSRRGFLKLPVRNA; encoded by the coding sequence ATGACGCTGGACCAGAGCCTTTATGTTCTCAATCTGCTTGGCATTTTTGTGTTCAGCCTGACCGGTGCTTTTATTGCCATCCGCCGAAAACTGGACCTTTACGGGGTGATTGTGCTGGGCTGTGTGACCGCAGTCGGAGGAGGAAGCATCAGGGACGCCCTGACTGGAACGGCCCCTCCCATCTACCTGAGGGATGAGACCTTTTTGTGGGTGGCCATTCTGGGCGCAATCATTGCTTTTGTGTTTCCGAGACTGGAAAGGTTTGAACGGACCCTGAGTGCCTTTGACACAGCAGGACTGGCCCTTTTTGCGGTCTCTGGTGCTCTTGGGGGCATCCAGATGGATTTTGGGGTGCTCGGGGTGATCTTTGTGGGAACCCTCTCCGGTGTGGGTGGGGGCATCATCCGGGATGTGCTGGTGGGCGCTGTGCCCAGTGTTCTTTACCGGAACAACGAGATTTATGCAACAGCTGCAGCTGCAGGTGCGCTTACGGTCTATCTGCTGCATGACCGGGTCGATGTGATCACCGGGCAACTGCTGGGGATTTTTGTGGTGGTGGCCCTGCGCTGGCTTTCCAGAAGGGGATTCCTGAAACTCCCGGTGCGGAACGCTTGA